A genomic window from Streptomyces sp. MST-110588 includes:
- a CDS encoding aspartate aminotransferase family protein — protein sequence MTAFNLRKLLAERGEERYDLHARYVNHQLPRMLHTIGFDKTYVRAEGAYFWDDRGQDYLDMLAGFGVMGLGRHDPVVRQALHDVLDADLPDLTRFDCQPLPGLLAEKLLSYTPHLDRVFFGNSGTEAVETALKFARYATGKPRVLYCTHAFHGLTTGSLSVNGESGFRDGFAPLLPDTAIQMGDLAALERELKRGDVAGFVVEPIQGKGVHPTPPGFLRAAQELLHKHKALLIADEVQTGLGRTGDFFAYQHEGGVEPDLVCVAKSLSGGYIPVGATLGKDWIFKKVYSSMDRVLVHSASFGSNAQAMAAGLAVLSVMEDEEITARARHTGDLLRTRLAALIDKYELLHDVRGRGLMIGIEFGKPKSLGLRSRWTMLQAARKGLFAQMVVVPLLQRHHILTQVSGDHLEVIKLIPPLIIGEKEVDRFVNAFTAVMDDAHGGGGLMWDFGRTLLKSLPARS from the coding sequence GTGACCGCATTCAACCTGCGCAAGCTGCTGGCCGAGCGGGGGGAGGAGCGCTACGACCTGCACGCCCGGTACGTCAACCACCAGCTCCCACGGATGCTGCACACCATCGGCTTCGACAAGACCTACGTACGGGCCGAAGGCGCCTACTTCTGGGACGACCGGGGACAGGACTACCTGGACATGCTCGCGGGCTTCGGCGTCATGGGCCTGGGCCGCCACGACCCGGTCGTACGACAGGCCCTCCACGACGTCCTGGACGCCGACCTCCCCGACCTGACCCGCTTCGACTGCCAGCCCCTACCGGGCCTCCTGGCCGAGAAACTTTTGTCCTACACCCCCCACCTGGATCGCGTCTTCTTCGGCAACAGCGGCACCGAAGCCGTGGAGACCGCCTTGAAGTTCGCCCGCTACGCCACCGGCAAACCACGCGTCCTGTACTGCACCCACGCCTTCCACGGCCTGACCACCGGCTCCCTGTCGGTCAACGGCGAAAGCGGCTTCCGCGACGGCTTCGCCCCCCTCCTGCCCGACACCGCCATCCAGATGGGCGACCTGGCCGCACTGGAACGCGAACTCAAGCGCGGCGACGTGGCCGGCTTCGTCGTCGAACCCATCCAGGGCAAGGGCGTCCACCCCACCCCGCCCGGCTTCCTGCGCGCCGCCCAGGAACTGCTCCACAAACACAAGGCGCTCCTGATCGCCGACGAGGTACAGACCGGCCTCGGCCGCACCGGCGACTTCTTCGCCTACCAGCACGAGGGCGGCGTCGAACCGGACCTGGTGTGCGTGGCCAAGTCCCTCTCCGGCGGCTACATCCCGGTAGGCGCAACCCTCGGCAAAGACTGGATCTTCAAAAAGGTCTACTCCTCCATGGACCGCGTCCTGGTCCACTCCGCCAGCTTCGGCTCCAACGCCCAGGCCATGGCGGCCGGCCTGGCCGTCCTGTCCGTCATGGAAGACGAAGAGATCACCGCCCGCGCCCGCCACACCGGCGACCTCCTGCGCACCCGGCTCGCCGCCCTCATCGACAAGTACGAGCTGCTGCACGACGTACGCGGCCGGGGCCTGATGATCGGCATCGAGTTCGGCAAACCCAAGTCCCTGGGCCTGCGCAGCCGCTGGACCATGCTCCAGGCCGCCCGCAAGGGCCTCTTCGCCCAAATGGTCGTCGTCCCCCTCCTCCAGCGCCACCACATCCTCACCCAGGTCTCCGGCGACCACCTGGAAGTCATCAAACTGATCCCCCCCTTGATCATCGGCGAAAAGGAAGTCGACCGCTTCGTCAACGCCTTCACCGCAGTCATGGACGACGCCCACGGAGGCGGCGGCCTGATGTGGGACTTCGGCCGGACTCTCCTGAAGTCGCTGCCGGCGAGGTCTTGA
- a CDS encoding serpin family protein: MTARWVRDIKGERGTVLTAAGVWPLLALLAGPAGGAAREELQGALGIGADGAVAAGRELLESLRAQPGIDAAVGVWSRRDLPLRPLWRMALPVGAHEVFSGEREGDQRALDAWAARNTDGLIERMPVVVDDDTRMLLASALLVRTTWREPFDETFLEAAAGPWAGQTAAGLVRYQDLGEELAVLHTPDGPVTSLRVDGDNGIDVRLVLGPEGCAPGAVLAAGVADVEGVAERTPGQALPDGPYAPGVTVRTVPSWSTTPRLATCVPSFTVSAEHDLLERAELFGLKTAQDERTGHFPGISDEPLAVSQARQSATATFGPLGFRAAAVTAIPATAGAAPMEPPYQAKIHQVVFDRPFGFLAVHRASGLVLAAGWVAEPEVRVGMW; this comes from the coding sequence ATGACCGCGCGGTGGGTGCGGGACATAAAGGGGGAGCGGGGGACGGTTCTTACCGCGGCCGGGGTCTGGCCGTTGCTGGCGTTGCTTGCGGGGCCGGCGGGCGGGGCGGCCCGGGAGGAGTTGCAAGGGGCTCTGGGGATCGGCGCGGACGGCGCGGTGGCGGCCGGGCGTGAGTTGTTGGAGAGTCTGCGGGCGCAGCCGGGAATTGATGCGGCCGTGGGGGTGTGGAGCCGGCGGGATCTGCCGCTGCGTCCGCTGTGGCGTATGGCGCTGCCGGTGGGGGCTCATGAAGTGTTCAGCGGGGAGCGGGAGGGTGATCAGCGGGCACTGGATGCCTGGGCCGCCCGGAACACCGACGGGCTGATCGAGAGGATGCCGGTCGTTGTCGACGACGACACCCGGATGCTGTTGGCCAGTGCTCTGCTGGTGCGGACGACTTGGCGTGAGCCGTTTGACGAAACGTTTCTCGAAGCCGCCGCCGGGCCGTGGGCCGGGCAGACGGCCGCCGGGCTCGTGCGTTATCAGGACCTCGGGGAAGAACTGGCCGTGCTGCACACACCGGACGGTCCGGTGACCTCGTTGCGGGTCGACGGGGACAACGGGATCGACGTCCGGCTGGTGTTGGGCCCGGAGGGCTGTGCGCCCGGTGCGGTACTCGCGGCGGGGGTGGCGGACGTCGAGGGCGTGGCTGAGCGGACGCCGGGACAGGCGCTGCCGGACGGTCCGTACGCTCCGGGAGTCACCGTACGGACCGTACCGAGCTGGAGCACCACGCCCCGACTGGCCACCTGCGTCCCGTCGTTCACGGTGAGCGCGGAGCACGATCTGCTGGAGCGGGCGGAACTGTTCGGGCTCAAGACGGCACAGGACGAGCGGACGGGTCATTTCCCGGGCATCAGCGACGAGCCGCTGGCGGTCTCGCAGGCGCGGCAGAGCGCCACCGCCACCTTCGGCCCGCTGGGCTTCCGTGCCGCGGCGGTCACCGCCATCCCTGCGACGGCGGGCGCGGCTCCCATGGAGCCGCCGTACCAGGCGAAAATTCACCAGGTCGTCTTCGACCGGCCGTTCGGCTTCCTGGCGGTGCACCGTGCGTCCGGGCTCGTACTGGCGGCGGGGTGGGTCGCCGAACCGGAAGTACGGGTCGGCATGTGGTGA
- a CDS encoding tyrosine-protein phosphatase — translation MTQQTPSIPFTDSDLAEVRNFRDVGGLPTVDGRRVRHGRLFRSGHLAHATEADAEFLSRLGLHTVFDFRNLADIKLEGPDVTLPGVRNVNIPLTDPADGAEFWAMVRDGELGHLRTALGDGKAARRMAETYRHIITTRTADHSRVLHALAQDSVPALMHCAAGKDRAGLSIAVTLLAVGVEREAIEADYLESNAAHRRYKVRRSDSSAVGMSPEVMELLAPLFDARAEYLAAAFDAITTTWGSVEAYLSRGLKLTPETRERLRDQLLTSQ, via the coding sequence GTGACGCAGCAGACGCCCTCGATCCCGTTCACCGACTCCGATCTCGCCGAGGTGCGCAACTTCCGGGATGTGGGCGGGCTGCCGACCGTGGACGGACGACGGGTACGTCACGGCCGGCTCTTCCGCAGCGGTCACCTCGCGCACGCCACCGAGGCGGACGCCGAGTTCCTCTCCCGGCTGGGACTCCACACCGTCTTTGACTTCCGCAACCTCGCGGACATCAAGCTGGAGGGCCCCGACGTCACTCTTCCCGGTGTACGCAATGTCAACATCCCGCTCACGGACCCGGCCGACGGCGCCGAGTTCTGGGCGATGGTGCGCGACGGCGAGCTGGGGCATCTGCGTACGGCGCTGGGTGACGGCAAGGCCGCGCGCCGTATGGCGGAAACGTACCGCCACATCATCACCACCCGTACCGCCGACCACAGCCGTGTACTCCACGCACTCGCGCAGGACAGCGTCCCCGCGCTGATGCACTGCGCGGCCGGCAAGGACCGCGCGGGCCTGTCCATCGCCGTGACCCTGCTGGCGGTCGGCGTCGAACGGGAGGCCATCGAGGCCGACTACCTGGAGTCCAACGCCGCCCACCGCCGCTACAAGGTGCGCCGCTCCGACAGCTCCGCCGTCGGCATGTCGCCGGAGGTCATGGAACTGCTCGCGCCGCTCTTCGACGCCCGCGCCGAGTACCTGGCCGCCGCGTTCGACGCCATCACCACGACCTGGGGATCGGTCGAGGCGTACCTCTCCCGGGGCCTGAAGCTGACGCCCGAGACCCGTGAGCGGCTGCGCGATCAGCTCCTGACCTCGCAGTGA
- a CDS encoding SGNH/GDSL hydrolase family protein translates to MADDSKNMRNGANGAIGSYAAVGDSFTEGVGDPGRDGAYIGWADRLAVLLSDQRAEGDFRYANLAVRGRLLDQIVEEQVPRAKELGPDLVTFCAGGNDILRPGSDPDAVAERYEAAVADLRESVDTVLVCTGFDTRDVPLLKHLRGKIATYTAHVRAIADRHGCPVLDLWSLKSVQDRRAWSEDRLHLSPDGHTRVALRAGQVLGLQVPADPDQAWPPEAERSAAAARRETIHWAREHLVPWIGRRLRGESSGDHVEPKRPDLLPL, encoded by the coding sequence GTGGCAGACGATTCGAAGAACATGCGCAACGGCGCGAACGGCGCCATCGGGTCGTACGCAGCCGTCGGGGACAGCTTCACCGAGGGGGTCGGGGATCCCGGCCGTGACGGGGCGTACATCGGTTGGGCGGACCGGCTGGCGGTTCTCCTGTCGGACCAGCGGGCGGAGGGCGACTTCCGTTACGCGAACCTCGCGGTCCGCGGGCGGCTGCTGGACCAGATCGTCGAGGAGCAGGTGCCCCGGGCCAAGGAGCTCGGCCCGGACCTGGTGACGTTCTGTGCCGGCGGCAACGACATCCTGCGGCCCGGCTCGGACCCCGACGCCGTCGCCGAGCGGTACGAGGCGGCCGTCGCCGACCTGCGCGAGTCGGTGGACACGGTGCTGGTGTGCACCGGCTTCGACACCCGTGACGTGCCGCTGCTCAAGCACCTGCGGGGCAAGATCGCGACGTACACCGCACACGTCCGGGCCATCGCCGACCGGCACGGCTGCCCGGTGCTGGACCTGTGGTCCTTGAAGTCCGTACAGGACCGGCGGGCCTGGAGCGAGGACCGGCTGCACCTGTCGCCCGACGGCCACACCCGGGTCGCGCTGCGCGCCGGGCAGGTGCTGGGCCTCCAGGTTCCCGCGGACCCGGACCAGGCGTGGCCGCCGGAGGCGGAGCGTTCGGCGGCGGCTGCCCGCCGGGAGACCATCCACTGGGCGCGGGAGCACCTCGTGCCGTGGATCGGGCGGCGGCTGCGCGGCGAGTCCTCGGGGGACCACGTGGAGCCCAAGCGGCCCGACCTGCTGCCTCTGTAG
- a CDS encoding ATP-binding protein, with product MASSNNAPSLERCGGFVAERLQDAFHLPARRTSVPEARRRVLAVLKEWGAAQQVRDDVELVVSELFTNAVRHTESQSVGCELTLNGARLRVEITDQGRGTSTPHIQPGSVDKECGRGLFLVGALSENWGVRADGAGRGFVVWADMAYGGSGASGRNDHL from the coding sequence GTGGCTTCCTCCAACAACGCTCCCTCGTTAGAGCGCTGTGGCGGCTTCGTCGCCGAGCGCCTTCAGGACGCGTTCCACTTGCCGGCGCGACGCACCTCCGTCCCCGAGGCACGCAGACGCGTGCTGGCGGTACTGAAGGAGTGGGGTGCGGCCCAACAGGTCCGCGACGACGTCGAGTTGGTGGTATCGGAGCTGTTCACCAACGCCGTGCGCCACACCGAAAGTCAGAGCGTCGGCTGCGAGCTGACGCTCAACGGGGCCCGGCTGCGGGTGGAGATCACCGATCAGGGGCGGGGCACGTCCACCCCGCACATCCAGCCCGGCAGCGTGGACAAGGAGTGTGGCCGGGGGCTGTTCCTCGTGGGCGCGCTGTCCGAGAACTGGGGCGTACGGGCCGACGGCGCCGGCCGCGGCTTCGTCGTCTGGGCCGATATGGCGTACGGAGGGAGCGGGGCGAGCGGGAGGAACGACCACCTCTGA
- a CDS encoding helix-turn-helix transcriptional regulator, giving the protein MADARAGGAPTVLRVVLGKRLQDLREKAGLSYAQAAAALDVTHATVRRMEKAEVGLKIPYVEKLLATYGVQDRQEIDGFLSLAREANRPGWWHHFRDVLPEWFSAFVSLESEASLIRAYQPHYVPGLLQTEAYARAVLRAGMPHAPQEDIDRGVALRMERQALLTRDNAPMLWVVMDETVFRRPIGGPAVMREQIARLAEATAMPNVRLQIIPFAAGPHPAMYGPFHIFRFPIPELPDIAYSESLVGAVYFDQREDVSQFLEALDRMCAQAAPAQTTEALLSGFRKEI; this is encoded by the coding sequence GTGGCGGATGCACGCGCGGGTGGCGCTCCGACCGTCCTGCGGGTGGTGCTCGGCAAGCGGCTCCAGGACCTGCGCGAAAAAGCGGGACTGTCCTACGCACAGGCCGCCGCCGCCCTCGATGTCACCCATGCCACGGTCCGGCGCATGGAGAAGGCCGAGGTCGGCCTGAAGATCCCGTACGTCGAGAAACTGCTGGCGACGTACGGTGTCCAGGACCGGCAGGAGATCGACGGCTTCCTCTCGCTCGCCCGCGAAGCCAACCGGCCCGGCTGGTGGCACCACTTCCGGGACGTCCTGCCGGAGTGGTTCAGCGCGTTCGTCAGCCTGGAGAGCGAGGCCAGCCTCATCCGGGCCTACCAACCCCACTACGTGCCGGGCCTGTTGCAGACCGAGGCGTACGCCCGTGCCGTGCTGCGGGCCGGCATGCCGCACGCCCCGCAGGAGGACATCGACCGCGGCGTCGCGCTGCGCATGGAACGGCAGGCGCTGCTCACCCGTGACAACGCGCCGATGCTGTGGGTCGTCATGGACGAAACGGTCTTCCGGCGCCCCATAGGAGGGCCCGCGGTCATGCGCGAACAGATCGCGCGGCTGGCCGAGGCCACGGCCATGCCCAACGTACGGTTGCAGATCATCCCCTTCGCCGCCGGCCCGCACCCCGCGATGTACGGACCCTTCCACATCTTCCGGTTCCCCATTCCGGAGCTGCCGGACATCGCGTACTCGGAAAGCCTCGTCGGCGCCGTGTACTTCGACCAGCGCGAGGACGTCTCACAGTTCCTGGAAGCCCTGGACCGTATGTGCGCGCAGGCCGCGCCGGCACAGACCACCGAAGCCCTTCTGAGCGGCTTTCGCAAGGAGATCTGA
- a CDS encoding DUF397 domain-containing protein, with translation MDRRSIYNGMPAGELGSEGWHKPWSGGNGGECVEAMKLGDGRVALRQSTDPEGPALIYTHREIKSFIEGAKAGEADFLITAAPCRCGERRTA, from the coding sequence ATGGATCGCAGGAGCATCTACAACGGCATGCCCGCCGGGGAGCTGGGCAGCGAAGGCTGGCACAAGCCCTGGAGCGGCGGGAACGGCGGCGAGTGCGTGGAGGCCATGAAACTGGGGGACGGACGGGTGGCGCTGCGCCAGTCCACCGACCCCGAGGGCCCGGCCCTGATCTACACCCACCGCGAGATCAAGAGCTTCATCGAGGGCGCGAAGGCCGGCGAGGCCGACTTCCTGATCACCGCGGCACCGTGCAGGTGCGGCGAACGCAGGACGGCGTGA
- a CDS encoding SAM-dependent methyltransferase, whose protein sequence is MKEEDFSDFSQGAVSSWNEDGARQPQGFTADEIDTATPHPARMYDYYLGGWDNYEVDRQAAERVIQVHPQVRVSARANRAFLRRAVRELVKDGIEQIIDIGTGIPTSPNTHEVAHETNPDVRVVYVDNDPIVATHAGARLTNTEHTGFILGDVRDPKAVLDHPTVRELIDFDRPVALLLVAVLHFVRDEEDPAGIVATLAEALPTGSRLVLSHATGEPYEAYEQGRTDEEARDGVLDVYKNATATLNLRTKAEIEPLFGPFTLMEPGVVRVPLWRPDEPVPTAEELNNIIFYGGVGTKN, encoded by the coding sequence ATGAAGGAAGAAGACTTCTCGGACTTCTCGCAGGGCGCGGTCAGCTCCTGGAACGAGGACGGCGCGCGGCAGCCGCAGGGCTTCACGGCCGACGAGATAGACACCGCCACACCGCACCCCGCGCGGATGTACGACTACTACCTCGGCGGCTGGGACAACTACGAGGTCGACCGCCAGGCCGCGGAGCGCGTCATCCAAGTGCACCCGCAGGTGCGCGTCAGTGCCCGCGCCAACCGCGCCTTCCTGCGCCGGGCCGTGCGCGAGCTGGTCAAGGACGGCATCGAGCAGATCATCGACATCGGTACCGGCATCCCGACCTCGCCCAACACCCACGAGGTCGCCCACGAGACCAACCCGGACGTACGGGTCGTCTACGTCGACAACGACCCGATCGTCGCCACCCACGCGGGCGCGCGGCTGACCAATACGGAACACACCGGATTCATTCTCGGCGATGTACGCGACCCGAAGGCCGTTCTTGACCACCCGACGGTCCGGGAACTGATCGACTTCGACCGTCCGGTCGCGCTGCTGCTGGTGGCCGTACTGCACTTCGTCCGTGACGAGGAGGACCCGGCCGGGATCGTCGCCACCCTGGCGGAGGCGCTGCCCACGGGCAGCCGGCTGGTGCTCTCGCACGCCACCGGTGAGCCGTACGAGGCGTACGAGCAGGGCCGTACGGACGAGGAGGCGCGCGACGGCGTCCTGGACGTCTACAAGAACGCCACCGCCACCCTCAACCTGCGCACCAAAGCGGAGATCGAGCCGCTGTTCGGGCCGTTCACGCTGATGGAACCCGGGGTCGTACGAGTGCCGCTGTGGCGCCCGGACGAGCCGGTGCCCACCGCCGAGGAACTCAACAACATCATCTTCTACGGCGGCGTGGGCACGAAGAACTGA
- a CDS encoding FAD-dependent monooxygenase has product MGEPSARGRQDAVVIGGGLAGMLALTALLGHVDSVTVVERDRYPTGHTFRKGVPQARHLHILLSGGQQALDRLLPGTVQALTAAGARRLYLPRDLLTRMPTGWQRRFDERRHTCVSVTRPVLDGVVRDRALRAAAGSPTRVEVLEATEAIGLTGDARQVTGVRVRSRGSVAAGAPAERELPATLVVDASGRGSRAPQWYAALGLPAPREVTVDSGIAYATRMFRPRDPAAAPDAGVNVPGRPDCPRGAAYLPVEDGTWLLTLSGVRGHHPPTDEDAFARFTTTLGDPYVHRLLADAEPVSPVHGFRDTSNRRRHFERPGALPEGLVVLGDAHCTFNPVYGQGMSVAALGAYALRTALEAAGGPYPGFAGNAQRAVARATDPAWLAAVGADRPYVDADRTKAGLGERLSTWYVDRLTARAAIDPVVGAAFRDVFCLTAPPARLAAPRIALRTLLLPRKPALPSPPLTVEPVRGDTADLVS; this is encoded by the coding sequence GTGGGGGAGCCGTCGGCCAGGGGACGGCAGGACGCGGTGGTGATCGGCGGCGGGCTCGCCGGGATGCTCGCCCTGACCGCGCTGCTCGGCCACGTGGACAGCGTCACCGTCGTCGAACGCGACCGTTACCCCACGGGGCACACCTTCCGTAAAGGCGTCCCGCAGGCGCGTCACCTGCACATCCTCCTCAGCGGTGGCCAGCAGGCGCTGGACCGCCTGCTCCCCGGCACGGTCCAGGCACTGACCGCGGCCGGGGCGCGGCGGCTGTACCTGCCGCGTGACCTGCTCACCCGTATGCCCACGGGCTGGCAGCGCCGGTTCGACGAACGCCGTCACACCTGCGTGAGCGTCACCAGGCCCGTGCTGGACGGCGTCGTACGGGACCGCGCGCTACGGGCCGCCGCCGGGTCGCCGACCCGCGTCGAGGTGCTGGAAGCCACCGAAGCCATCGGCCTGACCGGTGACGCACGTCAGGTCACCGGCGTCCGCGTACGGTCCCGCGGCTCCGTGGCGGCCGGTGCCCCGGCGGAGCGCGAACTGCCGGCCACGCTCGTCGTGGACGCCTCCGGACGCGGCTCCCGGGCACCTCAGTGGTACGCGGCCCTGGGCCTGCCCGCCCCACGAGAAGTGACCGTGGACTCCGGAATCGCCTACGCCACCCGGATGTTCCGCCCGCGCGACCCCGCCGCCGCGCCGGACGCGGGCGTCAACGTCCCCGGCCGCCCCGACTGCCCGCGCGGCGCCGCGTACCTCCCCGTCGAGGACGGCACCTGGCTGCTCACCCTCTCCGGCGTACGCGGTCACCACCCGCCGACCGACGAGGACGCCTTCGCACGCTTCACCACCACGCTCGGCGACCCGTATGTCCACCGGCTGCTGGCGGACGCCGAACCCGTCTCGCCCGTCCACGGCTTCCGCGACACCAGCAACCGCCGCCGTCACTTCGAGCGTCCCGGCGCCCTCCCCGAGGGACTGGTCGTGCTCGGCGACGCACACTGCACCTTCAACCCCGTCTACGGGCAGGGCATGTCGGTCGCCGCACTCGGCGCGTACGCCCTGCGCACCGCCCTGGAAGCCGCCGGCGGTCCGTATCCGGGCTTCGCCGGGAACGCGCAACGTGCCGTGGCCCGCGCCACGGACCCGGCCTGGCTCGCGGCCGTCGGCGCCGACCGCCCGTACGTGGACGCCGACCGGACCAAAGCGGGCCTCGGCGAGCGGCTGAGCACGTGGTACGTGGACCGGCTCACCGCCCGTGCGGCCATCGACCCGGTCGTCGGCGCGGCGTTCCGCGACGTCTTCTGCCTCACCGCCCCGCCCGCGCGCCTGGCGGCCCCGCGGATCGCCCTGCGCACGCTGCTGCTGCCACGAAAACCGGCGCTGCCGTCCCCGCCGCTGACCGTTGAACCCGTACGGGGCGACACCGCTGATCTTGTGTCCTAG
- a CDS encoding DUF6196 family protein, whose product MVDVSKETPDVTEQRLRQVLAIAELKVHDGTWCYEETPLHAPPTLTPRTLAVVRDEDSWSALVPYTDDGPADRERFGLFSFHFPSGVDNSGFVGWLATHLKHRLGTGVFVVCGSNRDRGGIYDYWGCPAHLLPDAVATVKSLRANAPADIGLDAGIDVGINAEADVTANATG is encoded by the coding sequence ATGGTGGATGTGAGCAAAGAGACCCCGGATGTGACCGAACAGCGGCTGCGCCAGGTCCTGGCCATCGCAGAACTCAAGGTGCACGACGGCACCTGGTGTTACGAGGAAACGCCCCTGCACGCCCCGCCGACCCTGACGCCACGGACACTCGCGGTGGTGCGGGACGAGGACTCCTGGAGCGCCCTGGTTCCCTACACAGACGACGGTCCGGCGGACAGGGAACGCTTCGGCCTGTTCTCCTTCCACTTCCCCTCCGGCGTGGACAACAGCGGCTTCGTCGGGTGGCTGGCCACCCACCTCAAACACCGGCTGGGAACCGGGGTCTTCGTGGTCTGCGGCAGCAACCGGGACCGCGGCGGCATCTACGACTACTGGGGCTGCCCGGCCCACCTCCTCCCCGACGCCGTAGCCACCGTCAAATCCCTGCGCGCCAACGCCCCCGCCGACATCGGCCTCGACGCCGGTATCGACGTCGGCATCAACGCCGAGGCGGACGTCACAGCCAACGCCACCGGCTGA
- a CDS encoding Cmx/CmrA family chloramphenicol efflux MFS transporter — protein MPFAVYMLGLAVFAQSTSEFMLSGLVPAIAGDLHVSIGDAGLLTSAFAVGMVIGGPLLAVLTLRWSRRRALVAFLLVFVLVHVLGALTSNYGVLLVTRVVGALANAGFWAVAAGAAVGMVPADARARAMSIVVGGTTLACVAGVPGGALLGQQYGWRSAFWAVAVLAAASVVAVLLSLPDDRPETSGTSVRSELRALANRELFVAYAMNALVQGGTFCTFTFLAPLLTDVTGFGAGRVPVMLVLFGVGAFTGITIGGRVADARPFTVLFCGMTALTLGWSLLALTAGNPVMVVLLVFIQGFLAFGAAPALTSRTFSLAGNAPTLAGGFMTAAFNIGNIAGPWFGAVVIEAGLGFRAPAWVSAVMTAGALATVVLAFTLHRRKAEKNHHAPVPVRTP, from the coding sequence ATGCCATTCGCCGTTTACATGCTCGGGCTGGCGGTGTTCGCCCAGAGCACCTCGGAGTTCATGCTTTCCGGCCTGGTGCCTGCCATCGCCGGCGACCTACACGTCTCGATCGGCGATGCCGGGTTGCTGACCTCGGCGTTTGCCGTCGGGATGGTCATAGGCGGGCCGCTGCTGGCGGTCCTGACGCTGCGCTGGTCCCGGCGGCGGGCGCTGGTGGCGTTTCTGCTGGTGTTCGTCCTGGTCCATGTCCTCGGGGCTCTCACCTCCAACTACGGCGTACTGCTGGTCACACGGGTGGTCGGGGCGCTCGCCAACGCCGGTTTCTGGGCGGTGGCCGCGGGGGCGGCCGTCGGTATGGTCCCGGCCGACGCCAGGGCGCGTGCGATGTCGATCGTGGTCGGCGGAACCACGCTGGCCTGTGTGGCGGGCGTCCCCGGCGGCGCGTTGCTGGGGCAGCAGTACGGGTGGCGGTCGGCGTTCTGGGCGGTCGCGGTACTGGCCGCCGCCTCCGTCGTCGCCGTCCTCCTGTCCCTCCCGGACGATCGGCCCGAGACCTCCGGTACGAGCGTCCGTAGCGAGCTGCGGGCGCTGGCGAACCGGGAGCTGTTCGTCGCGTACGCCATGAACGCGCTGGTGCAGGGCGGTACTTTCTGCACCTTCACCTTCCTGGCACCGCTGCTGACCGACGTCACCGGATTCGGCGCGGGCCGGGTGCCGGTGATGCTGGTGCTCTTCGGCGTGGGCGCCTTCACCGGTATCACCATCGGAGGCCGGGTCGCCGACGCCCGCCCGTTCACGGTCCTGTTCTGCGGTATGACGGCACTCACCCTCGGCTGGTCCCTACTGGCCCTGACGGCCGGCAATCCCGTCATGGTCGTCCTCCTCGTCTTCATCCAGGGCTTCCTCGCCTTCGGTGCCGCCCCTGCGCTCACCTCCCGTACCTTCTCTCTGGCCGGCAACGCCCCCACTCTCGCGGGCGGGTTCATGACGGCCGCCTTCAACATCGGCAACATCGCAGGCCCCTGGTTCGGAGCCGTGGTCATCGAGGCCGGGCTCGGTTTCCGCGCTCCGGCATGGGTCAGCGCCGTGATGACGGCCGGAGCGCTGGCCACGGTCGTCCTGGCGTTCACCCTCCACCGGCGCAAGGCTGAGAAGAATCACCACGCCCCGGTTCCGGTGCGTACCCCGTAA